The Candidatus Dormiibacterota bacterium genome contains a region encoding:
- the purM gene encoding phosphoribosylformylglycinamidine cyclo-ligase, which produces MPGSVKGGGRERAPRPATPPREADRKDAPSRGLTYKDAGVDIDAKMRAIQRIRLIARGTFKKGVLTEIGSFGGLYDLTAAGPFRRPVLVSSTDGVGTKLKVAIQTGNHKTVGMDLVNHCINDILVQGAVPLFFLDYIAMGKVEGDVMLEVISGLARACRDSGCALIGGETAEMPDFYKPGEYDLAGFIVGVVEREHVIDGSRIASGDVLIGLPSSGLHTNGYSLARKVFFERRSLKPDSRVAELGRSVAEELLQVHRSYLPVLRGLIPTGALYGMAHITGGGLTDNIPRILPRGVSARVDVGTWPILPVFQYLQREGRVGDEEMFRTFNMGLGMVLVVPLHREGEVVSHLDKMGEKHYRIGEIVRGNRRVIYGQGSPGEPARAGAAP; this is translated from the coding sequence ATGCCAGGGAGTGTGAAGGGAGGAGGCCGGGAGCGCGCCCCGCGTCCCGCGACACCGCCCAGGGAGGCGGATCGCAAGGACGCGCCGTCGCGCGGACTCACCTACAAGGACGCCGGCGTCGACATCGACGCCAAGATGCGCGCCATCCAGCGCATCCGGCTGATCGCCCGTGGCACCTTCAAGAAGGGGGTCCTGACGGAGATCGGCTCGTTCGGCGGTCTGTACGACCTGACGGCCGCCGGCCCGTTCCGCCGGCCGGTCCTCGTGAGCAGCACCGACGGCGTCGGCACCAAGCTGAAGGTGGCGATCCAGACCGGCAACCACAAGACCGTCGGCATGGACCTTGTGAATCACTGCATCAACGACATCCTGGTCCAGGGAGCGGTGCCGCTCTTCTTCCTCGACTACATCGCCATGGGGAAGGTCGAGGGGGACGTGATGCTCGAGGTGATCTCCGGCCTGGCGCGCGCCTGCCGGGACTCCGGCTGCGCGCTGATCGGCGGCGAGACGGCCGAGATGCCGGACTTCTACAAGCCGGGCGAGTACGACCTGGCGGGGTTCATCGTCGGCGTGGTCGAGCGGGAGCACGTGATCGACGGCTCGCGCATCGCCTCGGGGGACGTGCTGATCGGTCTGCCGTCCTCGGGTCTGCACACGAACGGCTACTCCCTGGCCCGCAAAGTGTTCTTCGAGAGGCGGAGCCTCAAGCCGGACTCGCGCGTCGCCGAGCTGGGCCGTTCGGTCGCCGAGGAGCTGCTGCAAGTCCATCGCTCCTACCTGCCGGTGCTGCGTGGTCTCATCCCGACCGGCGCCCTGTACGGCATGGCGCACATCACCGGCGGCGGATTGACCGACAACATCCCGCGCATCCTGCCGCGCGGCGTCTCGGCGCGCGTCGACGTCGGCACCTGGCCGATCCTGCCGGTGTTCCAGTACCTGCAGCGCGAGGGGCGCGTCGGCGACGAGGAGATGTTCCGCACCTTCAACATGGGGCTCGGGATGGTCCTGGTCGTTCCGCTCCACCGCGAGGGGGAGGTCGTCTCCCATCTCGACAAGATGGGAGAGAAGCACTACCGCATCGGGGAGATCGTGCGTGGCAACCGCAGGGTGATCTACGGGCAGGGAAGTCCGGGAGAGCCGGCGCGGGCGGGCGCGGCCCCCTAG
- the purN gene encoding phosphoribosylglycinamide formyltransferase, with protein MGETRSAGNLIGVLISGRGSNLEAILDRIAAGDLDARVALVISNEPKAPGLKVARERGVRTLVVDHRMSPAREDHDRTMAEALEAEGVRLVCLAGYMRLLSPWFVDRFAGRVLNIHPSLLPAFPGREPQRQAIEAGVKLSGCTVHFADERVDSGPIVLQEAVPVLDDDTPESLAARILETEHRVYSRAIALFFSGRLRIAGRRVLGAGGGEA; from the coding sequence GTGGGTGAGACGCGCTCCGCCGGAAACCTGATCGGCGTCCTCATCTCCGGCCGCGGGTCGAATCTCGAGGCGATCCTGGACCGGATCGCCGCCGGCGACCTCGACGCGCGCGTCGCGCTGGTCATCAGCAACGAGCCGAAGGCGCCCGGATTGAAGGTCGCCCGCGAGCGCGGTGTCCGGACGCTCGTCGTCGATCACAGGATGAGCCCCGCGCGCGAGGACCACGACCGGACGATGGCGGAGGCGCTCGAGGCGGAGGGAGTGAGGCTCGTCTGTCTCGCCGGCTACATGCGTCTCCTGTCGCCGTGGTTCGTGGACCGGTTCGCGGGGCGAGTCCTCAACATCCACCCCTCGCTCCTGCCGGCGTTCCCCGGCAGGGAGCCGCAGCGCCAGGCGATCGAGGCCGGTGTGAAGCTCAGCGGCTGCACCGTCCATTTCGCCGACGAGCGGGTCGACTCGGGTCCGATCGTCCTGCAGGAGGCGGTGCCGGTCCTGGATGACGACACGCCCGAGAGTCTGGCGGCCCGCATCCTCGAGACGGAGCACCGCGTCTACAGCCGCGCCATCGCCCTGTTCTTCTCCGGCCGGCTGCGCATCGCGGGCCGCCGTGTCCTGGGAGCCGGCGGCGGAGAGGCCTGA